Genomic window (Actinomycetota bacterium):
CCGCACCGGCTCTCCATCGTCAATTCACCGAGGATCTGGAGTTGCGACGGTAGCCTCCGAGGGTGCCCCCGTTTCGCACGCCGAAGGGTACCCACGACGTCCTCCCGCCTGAGTCGGGCCGGTGGCAGGCGCTCGTCGCCGCGTTCGCGGCGCGCGCCGACCGCGCCGGCTACGGGCTGGTCGTGAGCCCGACGTTCGAGGAGGTCGGCGTGTTCCAGCGGCTCGGCGAGTCCACCGACGTGGTGCGCAAGGAGATGTACGAGTTCGAGGACAGGGACGCGCGGCACATGGCGCTGCGTCCCGAAGGCACCGCGCCCGTCGTGCGCGCTTACGCGCAGCACCGTCCGCCGCTGCCGTTCAAGGCCTGGTACGTCGCCCCGAGCTTTCGTTACGAGCGACCACAGGCCGGGCGGTACCGCGAGCATCATCAGCTCGGCGTCGAGGTCCTCGGCACCGACGACCCCGATGTCGACGTCGAGGTGATCGCGCTCGCGGCCCGGCTGTTCGCCGCCGACCTCGGCTTGAAGCGTGTCACGCTGCGGCTCAACTCGCTGGGCGACGCCGAGTGCAGGCCCGCGTATCGAGAGGTCCTGGTGGCGTACCTCACCGCCCATCGGGCCGAGCTCTGCGACGAGCACCGCGACCGGATCGACGTCAACCCGTTGCGCGTGCTCGACTGCAAACGGCCCGGGTGCGCCCGGGTCACGAAGGACGCGCCCCGGATGCTCGACTACCTGTGCGACGCGTGCCGAGCGCACTTCCAACGGGTGGAGGCCGGCCTCGCCGCGCTCGGCGTGGCCTACACCATCGACACCCTGCTGGTGCGTGGCCTCGACTACTACATGCGCACGACCTTCGAGTTCGCCGCCGACGCGCTGGACGCGGCGCAGAACGGAATCGGCGGCGGCGGCCGCTACGACGGACTGGCGGAGGCGCTCGGCGCGCCGCCGACGCCGGGCATCGGCTTCGGTCTCGGCGTCGAGCGGATCCTGCTCGCGTGTGACGCCGAAGGGGTGTTCCCGGCACCCGCCGCCAGGGTCGATGTGTTCGTGGTCGACACCGCCGGCGGCGCGACCGCGCTCGAGCTCACCCACGCGCTGCGCGACGCGGGAATCCGCGCCGACCGGGCATTCGACGCACGCTCGATGAAGGCGCAGTTCAAGCAGGCCGACCGCTCGGGCGCGGAGCTGGTGGTCATCGCCGGGCCCGACGAGGTGGCCGACGGGCAGGTGAAGGTGCAGTCGCTCACGTCCGCCGGAGAAGAGCTCGTGGCCATCGACGATGTCGTCGCGCACGTGACGAAGCGGCTCGACCGATGATGCGCACCGACTACTGCGGCGCGCTGCGTTCGACCGACGTGGGCCGGCGGGTCGTCGTGTGCGGCTGGGTGGCGAGTCGGCGCGAGCACGGCGAGCACCTGGCGTTCGTCGACGTACGCGACCACACCGGCTCGGTGCAGTGCGTCGTCGACGGTGCTCACGACCTGCGCGCCGAGTTCGTCGTGCGGGTCAGCGGCACGCTCCGCGCTCGACCCGAGGGCACGGTGAACCTCGAGCTGCCCACGGGCGAGGTCGAGGTCGGCGACTGCGCCGTCGAGGTGCTGAGCCGGGCGGAGCCACCACCGTTCCCGATCTCCGATCGCATCGACGCCGACGAGAACCTGCGTCTGCGGCATCGTTACCTCGACCTGAGGCGGCCGCGCATGCAGCACAACCTGCGGCTGCGTGCGACCGTCAACAGCGCCATCCGGCGGTCGATGGAGGAGCAGGGCTTCGTCGAGGTGGAGACGCCCATGCTCATCGCGTCGACCCCCGAGGGGGCGCGCGACTTCATCGTCCCGTCTCGTCTCCAGCTCGGCTCGTTCTACGCGCTGCCGCAGAGCCCGCAGCTGTTCAAGCAGCTCCTGATG
Coding sequences:
- a CDS encoding histidine--tRNA ligase, giving the protein MPPFRTPKGTHDVLPPESGRWQALVAAFAARADRAGYGLVVSPTFEEVGVFQRLGESTDVVRKEMYEFEDRDARHMALRPEGTAPVVRAYAQHRPPLPFKAWYVAPSFRYERPQAGRYREHHQLGVEVLGTDDPDVDVEVIALAARLFAADLGLKRVTLRLNSLGDAECRPAYREVLVAYLTAHRAELCDEHRDRIDVNPLRVLDCKRPGCARVTKDAPRMLDYLCDACRAHFQRVEAGLAALGVAYTIDTLLVRGLDYYMRTTFEFAADALDAAQNGIGGGGRYDGLAEALGAPPTPGIGFGLGVERILLACDAEGVFPAPAARVDVFVVDTAGGATALELTHALRDAGIRADRAFDARSMKAQFKQADRSGAELVVIAGPDEVADGQVKVQSLTSAGEELVAIDDVVAHVTKRLDR